Genomic segment of Arctopsyche grandis isolate Sample6627 chromosome 3, ASM5162203v2, whole genome shotgun sequence:
ggaaaatacttATCATACGGCAGAATAAGAAGAATTCCATGGAGTCTTTATATCCTAATTTTAGTCTAGCAAAACATTTATAAACGTACCTAAATATCTACTTCAAGtaagttaataataaaaaaatacttctataaatgtaataaattaaacgaaaatctataatataatatttatgaaatttaaaaaaatctctaaACTTGTTGTACCTTTATTTAGAAGAGAATCTTTGAACccgattttgaataatatattttgaatacatatgtatatattgaatagGAAAATACAGTCTTCTCAGATTTTCAGTACTTTTGCGAGAGTTATTCATTGTGTGAACCCGCTTCCGACAAGTACTTTAAGAGATCTCTTTCATTTTTACCCACCCAGGCAACATTGAGAGCAATAGTTTCCAAAGAACGATTTAGTGCTGGTCCTACGTCAATATCAGCGTAAAATTCAGAtacctgaaaataaaaaataattcatttttgaatataaaagtgACGGTCATTCTTCATTCGAGCCATATTCCAATGTATAAACACCTCTTTGAAATCATCTGCAGTGGCCATGTGCTCAGCAACAGCTTCAAGTAATTCTGGGGGTGGTGGAGCCGGTCTTGTCCTGAGATGTCTCCACGCCAGGAGCCGTCCAGGTTGTCTTCTAGCTGTTGCTGCTAGTACCGTTTTCACATCAGCTGCTGGCACTAATCGACTGTCTAGGGTTGCTTGAAGATATCTAAATTACAAATTACCATTCAAACATGTTATctcaaagtaaaatatatttatttatttattaactaaaactttttttggaccgcGCTCGTCACACATAaagattaaatccatctcattcgttgttttgtgagagattAGACGTCcgcaaataaaaatacgagaaataaaatcagctcggattgaaccgattcagtaaaatattaatttaaacctTCCACGAAAACAAGAAATAAACACGAACTTTCAGAAAAATATAAGTTACACATCTGTTTCttagataaaataaagtaaggCGGACCTTTTTAACAATTCGCTCCATGGGTCAAAAAAATTccaagaattttacccaaggcataccattcaaaaaacaaaatacatatacttacTTCGAAAtcataaaaccttttttttcaaagtagCTTATTGCAGTGATTATTTTATTGGCCACTAAGCTACCCttaacataagaaataaacgtagcattcatagatccatagtatttcatttatcattaaattcattatattttctaaattcggggggcgagtgcccccccatgCCCCCCCCAAATGACATCCCTGCTGgctagcagaaaccagtgggattggaacccgtgaccactcttcaaatcattatatgctaaccaatagtctattaaattgaatatgcaCCAAACTATACCTATTGAGTAACCAATGATCTGGGGTTGTCGCCATAGCAGCCAATAGGGCTGCACGTTCTTCCGGATCTGCACTTCTTTTATATGCTTTCCAACATTTCATCCACGCGTCTTCAGCACCGTGCCGAACTCCAGCGCTGTATACAGCCTACATCGAACGAATCAAGTTATCATATCATGCTTATAAAttcataatcaaattaaaaataatttctagcCTGTCTTAAATCAGCAGCTATGGTGATGTTATTATCTACCCAATcgtcaaacattttttttgctgCTTCAACAGCATCTGGTAGTTCAAACTCTACGGCAGCTTCAACTAACTCCCCTCCGACGGTACTATAAAACAAAATGAAGCTTTTGTTAAATCAACCAACgtgttttgtaaaatatttaatttaatactcaCCCTTGTTTTCCTTCGAGTGCCATTCTAGCAGCAGGTGCTACAAGCCTAGTAGCGAGATGACGCTTGAGAGGTGCTCCAGCAGCAGCACCTGCCAAAAGTGCAGTCCAACGCTGCAAATGTGCCAAAGCAGCACGCCATGGTGCCCGAGCTGGTTCCGCACTAGGACTTGATCCCAAATACTCACACAAACCCAAAACCATTGAGGCATTCAGCAAACCCGCCCTAGTAAATTTAATGTAAGAAACCGTTATTTTCAATACCTCTAGTGATTGTAATGAAACATACCtatatttcgattttttcaaaCACTTACCGACTGAGTGTAAATGCATCATCCAATAAAGATGCTCTGTCTCCTGGAGATGTCAATCCCCCACTTGATAAAGCTTTTTTCAAAGCAATCCATCCAGTTTCAGGATAATTGGCTCTGTAAAGGCCACGTCCTCCAGCATTCAGCTTTAACCACTGTACGCCAGCCGGCACACGAAATTTCActataaacaaatacaaaataatgtatcTATGTTTGTAAAAGTATACCTAcacttattattaaatatatcaacCTTCAGTCATGTTCATCCATATCAAGTGAGTTCCGTTTCCATATGGTGGATTACTTCCAGTCCCGTTCTTGTTCTTTCCACCTTTTTGAAGTTCAGCGGGTCTTTGAGTAGAATTTTGACTGATAGGACTTTGTtttaaattctttaaatcaCTTTTCTTGCTATTCCCTCCATTTTTGATTGACTGAATAGTTGTGCTAATAATTGAATCTTCGCTCGAAGGAGATTCAGTAGTAGCGTTAGCATCTGTCACATTATCGACTGGTCCCAAAATGTAAGTTAGCGGAACATACCATCGATacttgtattttgatttttctttcttatgtgtatgtatgtgttcttTTGGTGGAGGACTAGGGGTGGTAGTAACCTTTTCATTTTCTGGTTTTTCTGAcactaaaaattcaaaataaataacaaaatattataatttaaaaatctataaaactggaaaaaaatcactaaCGTACCACTGTTTATATCACCAATAATTCCTCGAAGCTCGGTAGTATTTGAAAACACGTCTGTATCATTCGATTGATCAATCAAGCCTACCAATGATAACTCTAAAGCCAATAGAGATGTCTGTATACTTATATTAGTTTGTGGAAGATCGGCAATCAATAGGaacctaaaataaaataaaatattagtagAAATATAGATCAATACGCTATGTAAGCATTTATAAAAGCACACACCTCTCTTGTTTCACGGTGACAATATCTCCTTCTCTAGACATCGTTAATAATGGATACCCCGCTTGTTCAGTCCAACTTTCCATTACAACCTTTTAATGGCACAAATTCATTAGTAACTTATatgtgatatatgtaatttgagaGACACAGATTAATATTAACCTGAAGATCTGCTCTGGCTCTTCGTCCCAGCAATCTCCATAAATCTCTAGGATCAGCAGCAGATCGCGCATGCTGAGATAAAAAATCTCTCAATGCAATTCTAGCTCCACTACCAGCTGCTGCCCAAGCCATTCCAACTAGAGCAGCTccctataattaaattattttatattataaaaattaaacaatttaacaACAAAAACTCCCAAGGAATAAGAAAAACCATATACTTTATGATATGACAGATCATCCTGGACAGCTTCGATATCTTCTGGATCTTGAACAATCATTGATACAGGATGTGCTGTTGGAAGCGCATCCAATCTAAAACGAtggcaaaaaatattatatattctttcttAAATACGTAAAAGTTACTGCTCAAAAATGTACCTGAGAGCTGGTACAGTATGTTCTAATAAGAGAGCGTCGTCTTCGGACATCGAAGACGATTCTCTAGGTGCGTATTGAAGAAGTGCTACAAGACCTTCAGTAAGCCAACGTGAACCCCACCACTTCGGTGTGACCAAACCTCCAAGCCACTGATGAGCTAACAGTTTTTCAAGGTGTTTTTTATCTGGCAATAAACTTGAACCGATTCCGAGAAGACCCCAACCTTCTGCCGTATCTTCCAAATTGTCCATAATGACCATATCTGaggtataattaatttaatattaatcgtaaaaacCTTTAATCACAAACTATTTTTCAtgttaattcaataaaatacgcACCCAACTTCGGCAATGGAAAAGTGAAATTTAAGAAATTCTCATAGCGATTTATGATATCAACGGCATTTTCCAAAATCGATctagaaatgttataattaatatgacacatattaattaattataattaagacaatcaattcaaaatagtaaagataaaataatattaccttGCTGAATCAGTGTGTCTTTTATCTGCGTAAACACTAACACTTgtacctctcggtgctaaagcAGCCGATCTTGAAAATTCACACACAACCAATCCAACTAAATACGTGCTCATTTCTGGAGACTCTTGAAAATCATCTTGCAACTAAAATATACATCGCATTTTTTAATGCACACATGCAagcaattaaatgaaataaaaataatttcaaaataaaacctACAAGTCGATGACCCAAGTAAAATCCAGCTTCTTCAGTAGCTGCGATGGGCATATTGGTCAAAGAAACGTGAAaccttaaatataaatacatcgaTATTACTGATTGATTTCATTCATTCGACATTTTATAACTGAAATTATTCCTACCGATCTCTAACGATAgttattttgaattttgcttTCAACTGCGGCTCATCAAAACAAGGAAACGCTGATCTAGCATGAGTGAGTCCGAAGTTAGTTGCTGCAAGTTGTCTATAAATTtcgattatttatataaataaattattaaaaccaAATTTATATAACtaccaaatttataaaatgaactAACTTTTTCTCTCCATCTGAATTCATATAATCGGCAATGAAAAATCCTTTTGATTTCTTAGCCAGTTTAGTGTTATAGCGCAGACTCAATGTGTAGTTCCCTCTTCTTCTGAACTTatcctttaaaaatattatcaatcaaAAGAAGCTGAATTTATATCAAACATTAATAAGAAACAGTCAATGTTACCTTAATTTCGAAATATATTTGATCGGCTGGTTTGAATTCCAGAAACTTCACTATCTTCATAGCATGTCCTTTCGAACTGGTTACCATTTTATCAGTTATATTTAATTCTCGAGCAttcaaaacaatgaaattcgtTTCTTTTTCTATGTGAAATTCTATTATAACTTCtcctaaaataatttaaagagtCAGGATAAAACCCACACTAAGAATTGGGTAAGTTCttcaaaaatcaataaaaccCCTACCTTTCACTTCTTGTGTAGTAAGATTTGGATGCAGCCAAAGAGTGTATCGAATGGGTTCAGCAAATGTCGGCAACCTGGCGCCACCCCATGGATAATGCGTTCCACCTACTGCCAATCTTGGGGTAGGCGCAGGGGTAGTACGACTGACCCCTCTCTTCGTTCCTACTGGTGGCTCTCCAGCACACCCACACTCTGAAAATGGTAATGATACATTACACTAAAAAAACTCATgcgttaatatttataattaatcttTATGTTTGGTACCTGCTTGAGGACCCGCATATGCTAATACTAAAGCAGCAGTCAGAAGCACCACAAGCACAGAACACGCTAGTAATAGAGCTCTCCTTTGAGAGCAGACAGCAACAGCTCTTCCGGTTCCTCCTCCAGTAGATCCACCGTAAGTGACTCGTTCACGTGCTAATCTAGAAGACTGTGAGTCTGGCCCTAAAATAGAAACgatttttaagtataatattatgcattactttttatttgaaacggACCAACCCCTCTGTTTTCACTCTCGGATTAACGAAAATATGGGGGAGTGttgatttttatctttaaatttatgtttggaatttgtttttaaaagattttacaGAATCTGAAAGAAGATAATAAAAACCTGTCAGGAAGGCCACATCGTCAACATCTTGCTCGGACATGTTTCCAGTGTGCGACCTCCTCCAAGAGTTACCGTCCTTTACTCCACCACCTAATCATTAAAATAggtatattcatttttaaacatcacttttgtaattaaaatataaaatgtaacaaATCATTTCCGGTCAGCAGAAGattatactaaataaaaaaaacattaaagcagcttgtattaaattaataattataaaaaaaaatattgacttaataaattaaaattaaaatcacattCAATATGATTCGCTTCATGTATGAGCTTTctataacatgtatgtacataatcattTTAGGAAGTACGAGAATGTAGCTGGtgtaattgtataaaattatatacaaatttcagAATTGACCAaatagagaaaataaaatacttctcattttttttttaaaacattacatatttccTGTCAATTTTTTACCGGTATTAAAAACCCTCGTTTAAATCGTATTGGTAATATTACTAATTGATTCTGCAGCAGCCGGAAAAGCTTcaccatctacatatgtatgtatgtatgtatgtatattttcctaaattgaacatttttttgaatataatacgTAACGATTCAAGCAACCACATACAACCCAACATAGAAAATCCTACTCACCCATTGGTTCTGGTTCtctgaatattttataattctttTCATAATAATCCAGGATTGCTTATTTGCTTACAACGCCTAATTACAACACTAAGTTAATGAAAAACCTTATCGTACCGGCACACACGATCAATAATACGACCGGCCGATGATAAATTCAACACGGAACAGGGAAAACAGTACGAGTTTCATTCAAGATATCACAGAAAACGCTATCCGGACGAGCGGGGGTGGGGAGGGGAGCACTACTGCATCAAAACCCCTTTCAGCTGCGTCCGGCAGTTCCGACTTGCCAAACTTGGCATGGATCCTAGTATTGAGCAGTGATCCAAATATTGTCGGTGAACGTTTCGAGGAGGACGGACACGACTATTGTTGTTGTTGTCGGCGACTAGGAAGTGGGACACGCGAATGCCGCTCAGCCATGTTGGAGGGTGCGCGCGCATCCCATTTCCGGTTTCTCTACCCCCTCGATTCAGTGGGTGGGGGGAGGTAGGAGGATGGTGGAATCCTACCCTACGTGGGGTGCCGTAATACGATCTCGACGAGATGAATGCCGGACAACAACTCCGATATTACTGCTAATGTATAGCAAACACTCGAACGCGACATCCTTTTACCTCGAAAGAGTAGGGGCGGCAATATGAAATACCCATCTTCTTTCATAGGtatatgaattttcatatttttctatcGCTTCTTTTATGTAGATTTATTCGCCATATTTTTGTGTAAGAATATAAAGCTGGACTTTATTCtttagatacatttttataataaaataaaaattaacctgACACTTACTACTCCTCAAGAATAAGTCCAGAATTtgattagattaggttaggttatactgtactaaatatttcattaaaaatttttttgtaaaggaattgtgatatatgtatatattacagtctAAGTGTTCAccccggttcgttcatgaacatactaattactctatctacatatgtacgtaataacaaaagttttgtaatcatgcgaaaattcgaacttgagatgttgactgattcgaactctgaatcgatcactgatcatttttttaacACATGAACCATAGGTTTTAgtttaaaagtcaaaagctatcttcaaatagattcccaccaggtgtcgcattaaaattttaatgtcaaAAGTTTTGAGCTGACAGAACATCCAagcatttatattaaaaatcctTCGGATTTTGCATTACAACATTGGTGTAATTCCCATTTCCGCtaattttgaaaacatttcAACCCAGGGTACGCATACACCGAAAGCAGAATGGAAGATGGAGCAAATCTTTGAGAATACTTATGAACTTATGCATATTAGTTTGTGCAAGGAAAAACTAGTTCATTTGTCAATTCgttcttttgtgtacagtaTAATTAGCCAGATTGGTTATAAAATAGTATGTTCACGAacgaactacatatatgtaagtacacttGGACTTAAACAGGTACATTTTTATagccaaaaaaaaatatttaacctgTCACTTCTCCCTCTCTCCAGATTAAATCCTAGGCTAGATTAGAGGTTACGTTAAGTTGTACTTTACCATACATTTCAatggatgatttttttgtaaagGAGTTGCGAaatatacaacaaattctgaaccTAATGTGCCCACTAGAGAATGCAGAAAATGGTCAAGGGGggcattcaaattaaaaaaaaatcaatacataaaaaaatcttctTGAAACATCTTGATACATTGTAaggatttataatataaataatcgttcaattatgtaaaattaaaatagaatgaactaaaatatatttatacaaatcaaaatctgttgtgaataatgtatttaaatgtgaaaaatcaaagaaaaagtgtgtgtgtatgaaattaaattcgtccAAGGAGGAGGGGGGGCACAGCACCCATGGAATTATGAATGTgccaaataaaaagaaaaattaaaaaaggggATACCTTTAAAATGAAGTATCACTTCCCGTCGAAAAACTTTAATGATGTCAGtgcaaatatttattgaatcttTTTTAGTTCAATATTATCCGAATTACAAACCAAAAACTTTTTTGAAAGAAATTGTTATCCATTCAATAATGAATGGATAACAAATTCATGACCAAACGATATACCAGGCATGGTATGcaatttgttcaaaaattttaacgaaaataatacGTCATTTATCAGAAATCCATTCCTAAATCCAACGCCaaccaacaaaaaaaatgtcatttccGGCTGTCGGAAACTAAATAGAAAACCAACATCAATGATAGAAAGCTTTTATCAAAATTGTGCGTAAATACTGAATTTCTatgcaaacaaaaaataatataataatacgtaaTGCGTAATACCAATGGTAATGAAAAGTAAATTCAATgcttagaaaataaataaagataaaaatgtAGAATTTACTTTTACGAACAATAACCGATATAAACGTACGTTTCAATGATTGAATGGATATACCTAATCGATTCCATTTAATGTATTAAACTTGTGTACAGTAATCGATTTTTTTACTGTGGAGAGCACGCAAGCAAAACTATtacaattctacatacatatgtaaatagtattTGTTatgggtatatgtatatatatctgaCCTTTTGCATTTCCATTATGATTGTTTTTAAACTTCCCCAGTGGCTCCATTTGGATGATTTCCAATAACTCCACACCAGGCGAACCTTTTGCTGCTATCTGTGGCATCTTCACCACTAGTCTACACACTTATATACAAATCACTGTTTTGGTTTGTGAAAGTGTTTGTGTGACATTCTGAAAAATCCTGCACTTTTCACTCATTCACAACTGACAACATTGTAAAAGTAACATATTATGCacagatatattttatattttttattgaaaatcgaaaaattctacATACGTATGACTAAATTACATATACGTAGCATGTAGTATGTGGGTGTTTCAATGCTATTCATTAAATATCTGATAATATATGATgccgaaaaaaatctaaatccgaTGTaataagcaataaatcttcctaTCTCATACGTGTTTTCTCGACTCTCTAAATTTCGAAATTTCTCGTCTGCTTGAACAGGAGTTTATgcatttatattcaaaaatgttttattttgtacaGGTACGTAATATACAGGTACATAATATACAACTACGTAAtatccagggctgtggagtcgagtCGAACTAGTGGAGTCGGACATTTCAAGCGgaatcggagtcgtaaaaaaatcATCCGACTCCGTCTCCTTTTA
This window contains:
- the LOC143909125 gene encoding leucyl-cystinyl aminopeptidase, with the translated sequence MPQIAAKGSPGVELLEIIQMEPLGKFKNNHNGNAKGGGVKDGNSWRRSHTGNMSEQDVDDVAFLTGPDSQSSRLARERVTYGGSTGGGTGRAVAVCSQRRALLLACSVLVVLLTAALVLAYAGPQAECGCAGEPPVGTKRGVSRTTPAPTPRLAVGGTHYPWGGARLPTFAEPIRYTLWLHPNLTTQEVKGEVIIEFHIEKETNFIVLNARELNITDKMVTSSKGHAMKIVKFLEFKPADQIYFEIKDKFRRRGNYTLSLRYNTKLAKKSKGFFIADYMNSDGEKKQLAATNFGLTHARSAFPCFDEPQLKAKFKITIVRDRFHVSLTNMPIAATEEAGFYLGHRLLQDDFQESPEMSTYLVGLVVCEFSRSAALAPRGTSVSVYADKRHTDSARSILENAVDIINRYENFLNFTFPLPKLDMVIMDNLEDTAEGWGLLGIGSSLLPDKKHLEKLLAHQWLGGLVTPKWWGSRWLTEGLVALLQYAPRESSSMSEDDALLLEHTVPALRLDALPTAHPVSMIVQDPEDIEAVQDDLSYHKGAALVGMAWAAAGSGARIALRDFLSQHARSAADPRDLWRLLGRRARADLQVVMESWTEQAGYPLLTMSREGDIVTVKQERFLLIADLPQTNISIQTSLLALELSLVGLIDQSNDTDVFSNTTELRGIIGDINSVSEKPENEKVTTTPSPPPKEHIHTHKKEKSKYKYRWYVPLTYILGPVDNVTDANATTESPSSEDSIISTTIQSIKNGGNSKKSDLKNLKQSPISQNSTQRPAELQKGGKNKNGTGSNPPYGNGTHLIWMNMTEVKFRVPAGVQWLKLNAGGRGLYRANYPETGWIALKKALSSGGLTSPGDRASLLDDAFTLSRAGLLNASMVLGLCEYLGSSPSAEPARAPWRAALAHLQRWTALLAGAAAGAPLKRHLATRLVAPAARMALEGKQGTVGGELVEAAVEFELPDAVEAAKKMFDDWVDNNITIAADLRQAVYSAGVRHGAEDAWMKCWKAYKRSADPEERAALLAAMATTPDHWLLNRYLQATLDSRLVPAADVKTVLAATARRQPGRLLAWRHLRTRPAPPPPELLEAVAEHMATADDFKEVSEFYADIDVGPALNRSLETIALNVAWVGKNERDLLKYLSEAGSHNE